A genomic window from Solanum stenotomum isolate F172 chromosome 10, ASM1918654v1, whole genome shotgun sequence includes:
- the LOC125843099 gene encoding uncharacterized protein LOC125843099 — MIGKIMFWNIRSVKSQNSFERLLNLNNKHQYSYIALLEPFQSSSELEKYRRRLGKKHAKVSCSSKIWLFWDEDWEEQDCVDTVQQITISLKHRDSNAYIKVTAVYARCSALERLELWEDLEGIANDTQVPWMVEGDFNTITDESEKLGGLPVSQLEVEDFVQCISVCALNEIKFSGSRYTWWNGRIESDCIFKRLDRVFVNNEFINELQNTEVQHLIREGSDHAPLHVTCSTSHEHLFKPFRNIADRGNRLPLHSATDQVEKSKISFGQVEQDHIWKYFPTGCNTGRXKTKEIQLEINQSGENRTALKMAEAKLKRYLHIEEDYWKQKAGMKWFQEGDRNTKFFHAYVKGRRRRLQISEIKTRQGDIITSTQNIGEEAVNVFEEQFMDTNAPSDYSMLDSIPKLITDEQNEEMGNVPTEEEIKEVVFALNGDSASGPDGFSGQFFQSCWDIVKWDIVNMVKAFFCGQELPRYITHTNLVLIPKKEVVDNFGDLRPISLSTFINKIISRLLHERLVKVLPNIIPQNQAGFLKERSIVENVLLAQEIIRDINRRNKLHNVVVKLDMAKAYDRVSWIFLTKVLRKFGFSERIIDMVVRLLTNNWYSVIVNGQSFGFFQSSRGLKQGDPLSPTLFIITAEVLARSLNQLHKDQKYKGFGLPKWSQEINHLSYADDTILFCSGQSYSMKKMMKVLIDYEKVSGQMVNLDKSLVYMHEKVPLGVCNQIKRITGIKQGSFPFTYLGCPIFYGRKKNAHFEMLINKVIKRLSSWQNRLLSFGGRYVLIAHVLQSMPIYVLSAMNPPDGVIKQLHRIFAKIFWANTAGAKNKHWVAWHNICYPKKEGGLGLRSLHDVSKALFAKLWWKFRTSTDSLWASFMWNKYCKKLHPIIAQGYGASHVWRKMIAIREEVEHEIWWQIKAGNSSFWFDNWTKQGALYHIEENAKEEEVEVKEFITESDWDKVKLLQHLTTEMTEYIMENISPPKSQSGNDVAWWMANTQGRFNVKTAWDMMRRKQEPRRDFELIWHKGLPFKLNFFIWRVWKRRIATDDNLKKMKINIVSRCWCCDRKEEETMSHLFLTAPIANRLWRYFAHFAGINIKGMHLQQLIITWWKDESTPKLHNIYRAMPTIIMWSLWLRRNAIKHGSANSWEGMMDMIMELVRQLVKTQFPWIKKMTWSWREVICRLTQYKPKIHVLGVTWRPLEDHQVKCNTDGASRGNPGMSSIGFCIRDTRGDLIYALAKGIGIATNIEAETIAILYGLRECKSRRFQNVIIETDSLSLKKIIQKAWRVPWELAEKVEEIREIMQQISATITHIFREGNDLADSLANVAMESQSEHQYLRFHELPLKERRILNVEKAQIPTLRIRTRKIIPQ, encoded by the exons ATGATTGGTAAAATTATGTTTTGGAACATTAGGTCAGTAAAATCTCAAAATTCTTTTGAAAGATTACTGAACCTAAATAACAAACATCAATACTCATACATTGCTTTACTAGAACCTTTTCAAAGTTCATCAGAGTTGGAAAAGTACAGGAGAAGGCTTGGGAAAAAGCATGCCAAAGTTAGCTGTTCTTCTAAGATTTGGTTGTTCTGGGATGAGGATTGGGAAGAACAAGATTGTGTTGACACAGTGCAGCAAATTACTATCTCCCTAAAACATAGAGATAGCAATGCTTATATCAAAGTTACAGCAGTTTATGCAAGATGTAGTGCCCTGGAAAGATTGGAATTGTGGGAGGACCTTGAAGGGATTGCTAACGATACACAGGTTCCTTGGATGGTAGAGGGAGACTTTAATACTATAACAGATGAATCAGAGAAGCTGGGAGGTCTGCCAGTCTCACAACTTGAAGTGGAAGATTTTGTTCAATGTATTAGTGTTTGTGCattgaatgaaataaaattCTCAGGAAGCAGATACACTTGGTGGAATGGTAGGATAGAGTCTGACTGTATTTTCAAAAGGCTAGACAGAGTCTTTGTGAATAATGAGTTCATAAATGAGTTGCAAAATACAGAAGTACAACATTTGATCAGAGAAGGTTCAGATCATGCCCCTTTACATGTTACTTGTAGCACTTCTCATGAGCATTTGTTCAAGCCTTTCAG AAATATAGCAGATAGAGGCAACAGGCTCCCCCTTCACAGTGCTACAGACCAAGTTGAAAAGAGTAAAATCAGCTTTGGTCAAGTGGAGCAAGACCACAtttggaaatattttccaaCAGGTTGCAACACTGGAAGANTCAAGACCAAAGAAATTCAGCTGGAAATCAACCAATCAGGAGAAAATAGAACTGCACTGAAGATGGCTGAagcaaaattaaaaagatatctGCACATTGAGGAAGATTATTGGAAGCAGAAGGCAGGTATGAAATGGTTTCAAGAAGGTGACAGAAACACTAAGTTCTTTCATGCTTATGTGAAGGGTAGAAGAAGAAGGTTGCAAATCTCAGAGATAAAGACCAGACAAGGGGATATTATTACCAGCACACAGAATATTGGGGAAGAGGCAGTGAATGTGTTTGAGGAACAATTCATGGACACCAATGCACCATCAGATTACTCTATGCTGGACAGTATTCCAAAACTGATTACAGATGAACAGAATGAAGAAATGGGTAATGTACCTACGGAGGAGGAAATTAAAGaagtggtttttgctttaaatggAGATAGTGCAAGTGGTCCAGATGGATTTTCAGGGCAATTTTTCCAAAGCTGTTGGGATATTGTTAAATGGGACATTGTCAACATGGTTAAAGCTTTTTTCTGTGGTCAGGAGCTTCCAAGGTATATAACTCATACTAACCTAGTCCTTATCCCTAAAAAAGAGGTGGTTGATAATTTTGGTGATTTGAGGCCTATTAGTCTTAGCACATTTATTAACAAAATCATATCAAGACTGCTGCATGAAAGGTTAGTGAAAGTGCTTCCTAACATTATCCCTCAGAATCAAGCAGGATTTTTGAAAGAGAGGAGCATTGTTGAGAATGTTCTCCTAGCACAGGAAATCATTAGAGATATCAATAGAAGAAATAAGCTTCACAATGTGGTGGTGAAATTGGACATGGCTAAGGCATATGACAGAGTGTCATGGATCTTCCTCACTAAGGTGCTTAGAAAATTTGGATTTTCAGAAAGGATTATTGACATGGTGGTAAGGTTATTAACAAACAATTGGTACTCAGTGATTGTGAATGGCCAGTCATTTGGATTCTTCCAATCCTCAAGAGGTTTGAAACAAGGGGACCCACTTTCTCCAACTCTGTTCATCATAACAGCAGAGGTATTGGCCAGGAGTCTCAACCAGCTACACAAGGATCAGAAGTACAAAGGTTTTGGTTTACCAAAGTGGAGCCAAGAGATCAATCACTTGAGTTATGCTGATGATACTATACTGTTCTGTTCAGGTCAGTCATACTCaatgaagaaaatgatgaaggtaTTGATTGATTATGAAAAGGTGTCTGGACAAATGGTAAATTTAGACAAGAGTCTGGTCTATATGCATGAAAAGGTACCACTTGGAGTAtgtaatcaaataaaaagaattacaGGAATAAAACAAGGTTCATTTCCTTTCACTTATCTTGGCTGCCCCATTTTCTATGGGAGGAAGAAAAATGCCCACTTTGAGATGCTGATCAATAAGGTGATAAAGAGATTAAGTTCCTGGCAGAACAGGTTACTCTCTTTTGGGGGAAGGTATGTCCTAATAGCTCATGTTCTTCAGTCAATGCCTATATATGTTCTTTCGGCTATGAATCCACCAGATGGTGTAATCAAACAGCTACATAGAATCTTTGCAAAAATTTTTTGGGCTAATACAGCTGGAGCTAAGAACAAGCACTGGGTTGCATGGCACAATATATGCTACCCCAAAAAGGAAGGAGGATTGGGATTGAGGTCATTACATGATGTTTCAAAAGCTCTTTTTGCTAAACTGTGGTGGAAGTTTAGAACTTCTACTGACTCTTTGTGGGCTTCATTTATGTGGAACAAATATTGTAAGAAATTGCATCCAATTATTGCTCAGGGATATGGGGCCTCCCATGTTTGGAGGAAAATGATAGCAATAAGGGAAGAAGTGGAGCATGAAATATGGTGGCAGATTAAGGCTGGTAACTCTAGTTTCTGGTTTGATAATTGGACTAAACAAGGTGCTTTATATCATATAGAGGAAAATGCTAAGGAAGAAGAGGTGGAAGTGAAGGAATTTATTACAGAATCAGACTGGGACAAAGTGAAGTTATTGCAGCATCTCACTACTGAAATGACTGAGTATATAATGGAGAACATTTCACCTCCAAAATCACAGTCTGGCAATGATGTGGCTTGGTGGATGGCAAATACTCAAGGAAGATTCAATGTCAAGACAGCATGGGACATGATGAGAAGGAAACAAGAACCCAGAAGAGATTTTGAGCTAATCTGGCATAAGGGGTTGCCATTTaagcttaatttttttatatggagggtcTGGAAAAGGAGGATTGCCACAGATGATAAtctaaagaagatgaaaatcAATATAGTGTCCAGATGTTGGTGCTGTGACAGAAAGGAGGAGGAAACAATGTCTCATTTATTCCTAACAGCCCCCATAGCCAATAGGCTATGGAGGTATTTTGCTCATTTTGCAGGAATTAACATAAAAGGAATGCACTTACAACAATTAATAATCACTTGGTGGAAAGATGAGTCAACTCCTAAGCTGCACAACATATACAGAGCAATGCCAACAATTATCATGTGGAGCTTATGGTTAAGGAGAAATGCTATCAAACATGGCAGTGCCAACAGCTGGGAAGGGATGATGGATATGATAATGGAATTGGTCAGGCAGCTAGTGAAGACACAATTTCCATGGATCAAAAAAATGACATGGTCTTGGAGGGAAGTAATTTGCAGACTCACACAATACAAACCAAAGATACATGTTTTAGGTGTCACATGGAGACCTCTTGAAGATCACCAAGTAAAGTGTAACACTGATGGGGCAAGTAGAGGCAATCCTGGTATGAGTTCTATTGGATTTTGTATAAGAGATACTAGAGGAGACCTTATTTACGCTTTAGCAAAAGGTATTGGTATTGCTACTAATATTGAAGCAGAAACTATTGCCATACTTTATGGTCTGAGAGAGTGTAAGAGTAGGCGATTTCAGAATGTAATTATTGAGACTGATTCACTCAGTCTCAAGAAGATCATTCAGAAAGCTTGGAGGGTGCCATGGGAATTAGCAGAAAAGGTGGAAGAGATTAGGGAAATTATGCAGCAGATCAGTGCAACAATCACACATATTTTCAGAGAAGGTAATGATTTGGCAGACTCTTTGGCTAATGTAGCCATGGAATCACAATCTGAGCATCAATATCTCAGGTTCCATGAGTTGCCACTGAAGGAAAGAAGGATCCTAAATGTAGAAAAAGCACAAATCCCAACACTCAGAATAAGGACTCGTAAAATCATTCCTCAATGA